A window from Fragaria vesca subsp. vesca linkage group LG5, FraVesHawaii_1.0, whole genome shotgun sequence encodes these proteins:
- the LOC101291730 gene encoding ABSCISIC ACID-INSENSITIVE 5-like protein 5-like, with product MSHFNDISPYTYTVSTNTVFDETAAAEQSLNHERRLKRLISNRESARRSRMRKKKQIQELKHEVDQLYVANNQLYEKLIRLLEVNQRILQENAELKERVSSLQVTFTDLIDVTL from the coding sequence ATGTCTCATTTCAATGACATATCACCATACACCTACACTGTTAGCACTAACACTGTTTTTGATGAAACTGCTGCAGCGGAACAAAGCCTTAACCATGAGAGAAGGCTGAAGAGACTGATTTCCAACAGGGAATCTGCACGAAGGTCGCGAATGCGTAAGAAGAAGCAGATTCAAGAGCTCAAGCATGAAGTGGACCAGCTCTACGTTGCAAATAACCAGCTATATGAGAAGCTGATCCGACTATTAGAGGTTAACCAGCGGATTCTTCAGGAAAATGCTGAGCTAAAAGAGAGAGTTTCTTCCCTTCAAGTCACCTTTACTGATCTGATAGATGTAACCCTTTAA
- the LOC101292026 gene encoding uncharacterized protein LOC101292026: protein MAEVTYLQIHDLEENPPFESLPYWSSNDFDLYIASDPDFPPAHFVSVHQDRDFDAEYDNDDDDIFTQYHRAEHHIDDDVVSELNSISNPDRENQVSFVMDLFQQRVEQSQVTPRSVLVSGDGSDFGVVEGNCDMDDGVDLDLSLGLGLGLEFRNCFDGDGVVDDVPDDEDDYFVGRRVSGEPTSSVGRVEPFENCVGLVGFESESDEDENGVIGLDLHSQGEYGEEHVHGGDYDDETGVALCWDSLRLEEQRESNEEFEWEEVDGRVDEVFGMFVDPDNEEENGPVALSAALAVPEEEGSVERVEALGNLEWEVLLNSSNWEPNPELDHDAEHFPGDHDDYIYTAEYDMLFGQFSENETAVMGRPPAAKSVVETLSSVVVTQEDVEKGNALCAVCKDDITLGEQGKKLPCAHRYHGDCIVPWLRIRNTCPVCRYELPTDDAAYERRRSQRTANGLNFPQI, encoded by the coding sequence ATGGCGGAGGTGACCTACCTTCAAATCCACGACCTTGAAGAGAACCCACCCTTCGAATCCCTCCCCTATTGGTCCTCCAACGACTTCGACCTCTACATCGCCTCCGATCCCGATTTCCCGCCGGCCCACTTCGTCTCCGTCCACCAAGACCGCGACTTTGACGCCGAGTACGACAACGACGACGACGACATCTTCACCCAGTACCACCGCGCCGAGCACCACATCGACGACGACGTCGTTTCGGAGCTCAACTCCATTTCCAACCCCGACCGCGAGAATCAGGTCAGTTTCGTCATGGATCTGTTCCAGCAGCGCGTCGAGCAGTCTCAGGTAACCCCCCGCTCCGTTTTGGTTTCCGGCGACGGCTCCGATTTCGGGGTTGTGGAGGGGAATTGTGACATGGATGATGGGGTTGATCTTGATTTGAGCTTAGGGTTAGGGTTAGGGTTAGAATTTAGGAACTGTTTTGATGGGGATGGTGTTGTTGATGATGTTCCTGATGACGAAGATGACTACTTTGTGGGGAGGAGGGTTTCCGGTGAGCCTACGTCATCTGTAGGGAGGGTGGAGCCGTTTGAGAATTGCGTGGGGCTTGTTGGATTTGAATCCGAGAGCGATGAGGATGAGAACGGTGTGATTGGGCTTGATTTGCATTCGCAGGGGGAGTATGGGGAGGAACATGTTCATGGTGGTGATTACGATGACGAGACCGGGGTTGCTCTGTGCTGGGATTCGCTTCGATTGGAGGAGCAGAGGGAGAGTAATGAGGAGTTTGAGTGGGAGGAAGTTGATGGCAGGGTGGATGAGGTTTTCGGGATGTTTGTTGATCCTGATAATGAGGAGGAGAATGGTCCTGTTGCGCTATCGGCGGCATTAGCTGTTCCAGAGGAGGAAGGGAGTGTGGAGAGGGTTGAGGCTTTGGGGAATTTGGAATGGGAAGTTTTGTTGAATTCCAGCAATTGGGAGCCGAATCCGGAGCTGGACCATGATGCTGAGCATTTCCCTGGTGATCATGATGACTACATCTACACCGCTGAGTATGATATGTTGTTTGGGCAGTTTTCTGAGAATGAGACTGCGGTGATGGGCAGGCCTCCGGCTGCTAAGTCTGTTGTCGAGACTCTTTCCTCGGTGGTTGTGACTCAGGAGGATGTGGAGAAGGGGAATGCGCTCTGTGCTGTTTGCAAGGATGATATTACTCTCGGGGAACAAGGAAAGAAATTACCTTGTGCACATAGGTACCATGGCGATTGCATTGTGCCATGGCTGCGCATTAGGAATACATGTCCAGTTTGTCGATATGAGCTGCCTACCGATGATGCTGCTTATGAGCGCAGGAGGAGCCAGAGGACTGCTAATGGTCTAAACTTTCCACAGATATGA